In the Pseudolabrys taiwanensis genome, one interval contains:
- a CDS encoding DoxX family membrane protein, translating to MTYAPYEKGVLFYLRMTMAWTFLYAASHQVFVPSFSVIGFLQHTKTFHDVFVVFTTPTMAPITTFLVEYGHLLIGLSLLLGFMVRVSAAFGVLLMITYWFAHMDWPFIENTNNFIVDYHLVYGGVLVYLIVKKAGHVFGLDGWAENLSVVRKHPSLKPLVA from the coding sequence ATGACTTATGCTCCCTATGAAAAAGGCGTTCTCTTCTATCTGCGCATGACGATGGCGTGGACGTTTCTCTATGCCGCGTCGCATCAGGTATTCGTGCCGAGCTTTTCGGTCATCGGCTTCCTGCAGCACACCAAGACGTTCCACGACGTCTTCGTGGTGTTCACCACGCCGACCATGGCGCCGATCACCACGTTTCTCGTCGAGTATGGCCATCTCCTGATCGGCCTGTCGCTGTTGCTCGGATTCATGGTGCGCGTCTCCGCCGCCTTCGGCGTGCTGCTGATGATCACCTATTGGTTTGCGCACATGGACTGGCCGTTCATCGAGAACACCAACAATTTCATCGTCGACTACCATCTCGTTTATGGCGGCGTGCTCGTCTATCTGATCGTCAAGAAGGCGGGGCACGTGTTCGGCCTCGACGGCTGGGCGGAGAATCTGTCCGTCGTCCGGAAACATCCGTCGTTGAAGCCACTGGTCGCCTGA
- a CDS encoding DedA family protein, producing MLFPTDLSAFLDLIRQHGDVVYSLMFAYAASHSLLLALFGGYAAYSGALDFGTLVVACWAGSFFGDVVRFWIGRRYGKRLLASYPRLRQAAETVARLADRHYVWMILAHRYPHGIRGIAGFAYGMSQMRWLPFLALNLIAAGLWSVAIVSIGFASGQVSEKLMSDASSGVGLVLLILFLGLSWILSRKLERVIEAQR from the coding sequence GTGTTGTTTCCAACGGATCTTTCCGCCTTTCTCGACCTCATCCGCCAGCACGGCGATGTGGTCTACAGCCTGATGTTCGCCTATGCCGCGTCACACAGCTTGTTGCTGGCGCTGTTCGGCGGATATGCAGCGTATTCAGGCGCGCTCGATTTCGGCACGCTGGTTGTCGCATGCTGGGCCGGTAGCTTCTTCGGCGACGTCGTTCGTTTCTGGATCGGCCGGCGCTATGGCAAGCGCCTTCTCGCCTCGTATCCGCGCTTGCGGCAAGCGGCGGAGACGGTCGCACGGCTCGCCGATCGCCATTACGTCTGGATGATTCTGGCGCACCGCTATCCGCATGGCATTCGGGGAATTGCCGGCTTTGCCTATGGCATGTCGCAGATGCGCTGGCTGCCGTTTCTTGCGCTCAACCTCATCGCCGCCGGACTGTGGTCGGTGGCGATCGTGTCGATCGGCTTTGCTTCAGGTCAGGTCTCCGAGAAGCTGATGAGCGACGCCTCGTCCGGCGTCGGTCTGGTGCTGCTTATCCTCTTCCTCGGCCTGTCGTGGATCCTGAGCCGGAAGCTCGAGCGCGTGATCGAAGCCCAGCGCTAG
- a CDS encoding CHAD domain-containing protein, producing MKTQEKAPMVEGASHNTGGFGDGLANAARSIIADARRAIADPELSEAEAVHEVRKALKRWRALMRLLAYAIGEPADQMRTEARELMRSIAGARDAQAALDALTDLKKADGAISATSLDTMRKRLTELRDAAEATTFTQETREKISRYLDFATLSLERWPLKGIDFSTVTDALTVTYRRARQLVPDNWPEADAEHLHDLRRRVVEHRHQMDLVEHLWPRLGKVWAEEAQRLRNQLGACQDLAVLTHYTSPHQPLAPWRSRLVPAVQERHAAHIKTAERLAGRLFAEKPKAFHNRITALWSARHARKHRHA from the coding sequence ATGAAAACACAGGAAAAGGCGCCCATGGTTGAGGGGGCAAGCCACAATACCGGCGGTTTCGGCGATGGCTTGGCCAACGCCGCGCGTTCGATCATCGCCGACGCCCGGCGGGCGATCGCGGATCCCGAATTGTCCGAGGCCGAGGCGGTCCATGAGGTTCGCAAGGCGCTGAAGCGCTGGCGGGCCCTGATGCGGCTCCTTGCCTACGCGATCGGCGAGCCGGCCGACCAGATGCGGACCGAGGCGCGCGAGCTGATGCGGAGCATCGCCGGCGCTCGCGATGCGCAGGCCGCGCTCGATGCTCTGACCGACCTGAAGAAGGCCGACGGGGCGATTTCCGCGACCTCGCTCGACACCATGCGCAAGCGGCTGACCGAACTGCGCGACGCGGCCGAGGCGACTACCTTCACGCAGGAAACGCGCGAGAAAATCTCGCGCTATCTCGACTTCGCGACCTTGTCGCTCGAGCGCTGGCCGCTCAAAGGCATTGATTTCAGCACCGTCACCGATGCGTTAACCGTGACCTACCGGCGCGCGCGCCAACTCGTGCCGGACAATTGGCCGGAGGCCGACGCCGAGCACCTGCACGATCTGCGCCGGCGCGTCGTCGAGCATCGCCACCAGATGGACCTAGTCGAACATCTGTGGCCGCGGCTCGGAAAAGTTTGGGCGGAAGAGGCGCAACGTCTGCGCAATCAGCTCGGCGCTTGCCAGGATCTCGCGGTGCTGACGCATTATACGTCGCCGCACCAGCCTTTGGCGCCGTGGCGATCGCGGCTCGTACCGGCGGTACAGGAGCGCCACGCCGCGCATATCAAGACGGCCGAGCGGCTCGCCGGCCGGCTGTTCGCCGAGAAGCCCAAGGCTTTCCACAACAGGATCACCGCGCTTTGGTCGGCGCGGCATGCACGCAAACACAGGCACGCATAA